A single Populus alba chromosome 7, ASM523922v2, whole genome shotgun sequence DNA region contains:
- the LOC118045586 gene encoding uncharacterized protein isoform X1, which translates to MTNSNNTDLFDSFFRRADLDGDGQISGAEAVGFFQGSGLPTHVLAQVEELEKEILDSRQKIEFYSVKMQELILYKSRCDNRLNEVTARVSTDKHEAGNLESRKLQLIGMKVGTSLTTKVRIHICQRAHLGCTKCCSFSKTKNFISKRNNFHR; encoded by the exons ATGACAAACTCGAATAATACGGATCTATTCGATTCGTTTTTCAGAAGAGCAGATTTAGACGGTGATGGTCAGATCAGTGGTGCTGAAGCCGTCGGTTTCTTTCAAGGTTCCGGTTTGCCTACGCACGTCCTTGCTCAG GTAGAAGAACTAGAAAAGGAAATATTAGATTCTAGACAAAAGATTGAGTTTTATAGTGTCAAGATGCAGGAACTT attttatataaaagtcgATGTGACAATCGACTTAATGAGGTCACAGCAAGGGTATCTACTGATAAGCATGAG GCCGGCAACCTGGAATCCAGGAAGCTGCAGCTGATTGGGATGAAGGTTGGGACAAGTTTGACAACAAAG GTCAGGATTCACATTTGTCAAAGAGCTCACCTTGGATGTACGAAATGTTGTAGCttctccaaaacaaaaaacttcatTTCCAAAAGAAACAACTTCCACAGATAA
- the LOC118045586 gene encoding uncharacterized protein isoform X2 has protein sequence MTNSNNTDLFDSFFRRADLDGDGQISGAEAVGFFQGSGLPTHVLAQILYKSRCDNRLNEVTARVSTDKHEAGNLESRKLQLIGMKVGTSLTTKVRIHICQRAHLGCTKCCSFSKTKNFISKRNNFHR, from the exons ATGACAAACTCGAATAATACGGATCTATTCGATTCGTTTTTCAGAAGAGCAGATTTAGACGGTGATGGTCAGATCAGTGGTGCTGAAGCCGTCGGTTTCTTTCAAGGTTCCGGTTTGCCTACGCACGTCCTTGCTCAG attttatataaaagtcgATGTGACAATCGACTTAATGAGGTCACAGCAAGGGTATCTACTGATAAGCATGAG GCCGGCAACCTGGAATCCAGGAAGCTGCAGCTGATTGGGATGAAGGTTGGGACAAGTTTGACAACAAAG GTCAGGATTCACATTTGTCAAAGAGCTCACCTTGGATGTACGAAATGTTGTAGCttctccaaaacaaaaaacttcatTTCCAAAAGAAACAACTTCCACAGATAA
- the LOC118045592 gene encoding uncharacterized protein yields MSCSSPSGSEEDDEGIDSYRKGGYHAVRVGDQFSGGRYIAQRKLGWGQFSIVWLAYDTRSSKYVALKIQKSAAQFAQAALHEIELLSAVANSDPSNSKCVVQLIDHFKHAGPNGQHQCMVLEFLGDSLLRLIRHNRYKGLQLEKVREICKCILTGLDYLHRELGIIHTDLKPENILLFSTIDPAKDPIRSGIKPILERPEGNLNGGSTMNLIEKKLKRRAKRAVANISGRRDSMGGAMQKSERSLDGVDVRCKVVDFGNACWAVKQFAKEIQTRQYRAPEVILQSGYSFSVDMWSFACTAFELATGDMLFAPKDGQGYSEDEDHLALMMELLGKMPRKIAIGGALSKDYFDRHGDLKRIRRLKFWPLDRLLVEKYKFPETDAQEIAEFLCPLLDFTPENRPTAQQCLQHPWLNIKSCSQNEMKSESNVEKLGVGVSNLKVGK; encoded by the exons ATGTCTTGTTCATCGCCGTCGGGATCAGAGGAGGATGACGAAGGGATCGATTCATACCGTAAAGGAGGTTATCATGCGGTGAGGGTAGGGGATCAGTTTTCTGGTGGCCGTTATATTGCCCAGAGAAAGCTTGGGTGGGGCCAGTTTTCTATTGTTTGGCTTGCTTACGATACTCGATCTTCT AAATATGTTGCTCTTAAGATCCAGAAAAGTGCTGCACAATTTGCTCAAGCCGCGCTTCATGAGATTGAACTCCTTTCAGCTGTAGCTAATAGTGACCCCTCAAATTCAAAGTGTGTTGTGCAACTGATTGATCACTTCAAGCATGCAGGGCCAAATGGGCAGCATCAGTGCATGGTCCTTGAATTTCTTGGTGACAGTTTGCTCAGGTTAATCAGGCATAATCGTTACAAAGGTCTTCAATTAGAAAAAGTTAGAGAGATCTGTAAATGCATTTTGACAGGTTTGGATTACTTGCATAGAGAACTTGGTATAATCCACACTGACCTAAAACCTGAAAATATTCTTCTCTTTTCCACCATTGATCCTGCCAAGGATCCAATTAGGTCTGGGATCAAACCAATCCTGGAAAGGCCTGAGGGTAACCTTAATGGTGGTTCAACTATGAATCTCATTGAGAAGAAGTTGAAAAGGAGGGCAAAGAGGGCAGTTGCTAATATATCAGGAAGAAGAGATTCGATGGGAGGAGCCATGCAAAAGTCTGAGAGATCTCTGGATGGGGTTGATGTGAGGTGCAAGGTTGTTGATTTTGGGAATGCGTGCTGGGCTGTTAAGCAGTTTGCCAAAGAAATTCAAACCAGACAGTATAGAGCTCCTGAAGTCATACTGCAATCCGGGTATTCCTTCTCTGTTGACATGTGGTCTTTTGCTTGTACGGCATTTGAGCTTGCTACTGGGGATATGTTGTTTGCTCCCAAGGATGGACAAGGCTATAGCGAAGACGAG GATCACCTTGCTCTAATGATGGAACTCCTTGGAAAGATGCCAAGAAAG ATAGCTATTGGAGGAGCTTTATCCAAGGATTATTTTGACAGGCATGGGGATCTAAAGAGGATTCGGAGACTGAAATTTTGGCCACTTGATCGCTTGCTGgttgaaaaatacaaattccCAGAAACGGATGCTCAGGAGATTGCGGAATTTCTGTGTCCCCTTCTCGATTTCACACCAGAGAACCGACCCACTGCTCAGCAGTGCCTGCAACACCCATGGCTCAATATCAAAAGTTGTTCACAGAATGAGATGAAAAGTGAATCTAACGTGGAAAAGTTGGGTGTTGGAGTGAGCAATCTGAAGGTGGGTAAGTGA